ATGAAATCCAACGAACTGCTGGCCCAGGTCGAGGCGGCCGTGGCCGCCAAATCGCTCACGGCCGACGCGGCCGCCAACATCAAGCGCTGGCTGACCGAGCCGGTCTATGCCGAGTACGCGCCGGCGCTGGCCGAGCACATTGCCGGCGGCCAGTGGAAAACGCTCGACGACGTCTTCTGGACGGTGATTCCCTTTGGCACCGGCGGACGGCGGGGGCGGATGTACCCGATCGGCTCCAACGCCATCAACGACCGGACCATCGCCGAGAGCGCGCAGGGCCTGGCCGACTACGTGCGCGACCAGGCCGGCGGCAAGGCCTTGAGCTGCGCCATCGCCTACGACACGCGGCACAACTCGCGGCACTTTGCCGAGCTGTGCGCCGAGGTGCTGACCGCCAATGGCTTCACGGTCTATTTCCTGGACGGTTATCGCAGCACGCCGGAGCTGTCGTTCGCGGTTCGCGAGCGAGGCTGCGCGTGCGGTATTATGGTCACGGCCAGCCACAACCCGCCGAGCGATAATGCCGTGAAGGCCTATTGGTCGACCGGCGGGCAATTGTTGCCGCCGCACGATCGCGGGGTGATCGAGCGGGTGATGAGCACGCGCGAGATTCGCCGCCAGACGTTCGCCGACGCGGTGGCCAGCCAGCAGGTGATCTTTTGCCAGGAGCAAATCGACGACGCCTATCAGCGGCAAGTCTTGGCCCAAAGCGTGCCAGGTCCGCGCGACGTGCGAATCATTTACTCGCCCATGCACGGCGTCGGCGCGGCCAGCGTCTTGCCGGTGCTGGCCGCGGCGGGGTTCAAGGATGTTGAGCTGTTCGCGCCCCACGCCACGCCCGACGGCGATTTTCCCAACGTGCCCGGCCATGTGTCGAACCCGGAGAACCCGGCTACGTTCGAGACGATGATCGTCCGGGCCCAGGAAGCCGACGCCGACCTGGTCATGTCGACCGATCCCGACGCCGACCGGCTCGGTGGCGCGGCCCGA
The Planctomycetota bacterium DNA segment above includes these coding regions:
- a CDS encoding phospho-sugar mutase; the encoded protein is MKSNELLAQVEAAVAAKSLTADAAANIKRWLTEPVYAEYAPALAEHIAGGQWKTLDDVFWTVIPFGTGGRRGRMYPIGSNAINDRTIAESAQGLADYVRDQAGGKALSCAIAYDTRHNSRHFAELCAEVLTANGFTVYFLDGYRSTPELSFAVRERGCACGIMVTASHNPPSDNAVKAYWSTGGQLLPPHDRGVIERVMSTREIRRQTFADAVASQQVIFCQEQIDDAYQRQVLAQSVPGPRDVRIIYSPMHGVGAASVLPVLAAAGFKDVELFAPHATPDGDFPNVPGHVSNPENPATFETMIVRAQEADADLVMSTDPDADRLGGAARANKRGPWQVFTGNQIGALLADFVLDARRRQGGLSREHYIVQTLVTTQLTRRIADSYGVKTVGDLLVGFKYIAGAIDEHGPARFVFGAEESHGYQAGQYARDKDATVAALLLAELAAAVKAQGKTLWEKLDALYWQHGCHVETQLSKTLPGSEGMAKMRALMQQLRTAPPRTLAGHRVAWVRDYGTLLQGPPGQVSEPLVGPRGDLVMLDLEQEGNYVAVRPSGTEPKVKFYLFAYEPAEMLADLDDTKRQLTERLEQIGQELVALAERV